The following are encoded in a window of Capricornis sumatraensis isolate serow.1 chromosome 7, serow.2, whole genome shotgun sequence genomic DNA:
- the SLC49A3 gene encoding solute carrier family 49 member A3: MAGPAGAWSEPAPATSARSVLGGYRAYARRWVFLLVISLLGCSNATLWLSFAPVAGTVARHFLLSTEQLNWLSLVYLVVSIPSGVVAIWVLDSIGLRWATTLGAFLNFLGSVIRSMPSMVVGTQDPFAFLLGGQSICALAQTLVIFSPAKLASLWFPEHQRATANMIGTMSNPLGILVANLLSPILVKTEEDIPLMLGTYILPAGLTFLLATACLWESVPPTPPSVGAAQSTSLSFLAGLKLLTRNKAYIILAVCFGGGIGIFSSFSALLEQVLCVNGYSSEFAGLCGALFIVFGVLGAVSLGLYVDRTKHFIEAVKIGLCLASLACVAFAVVSQLQGQTVVLAVVCSLLGFFGFAVAPVAMELAVECSFPVGEGAAAGLVFVLGQAEGVLIMVLLTSLTVRHAEPSVSTCRDGQGPLDWKVPMLLMAGLCVLFSCLLMLLFHTPYRRLQAEADASPSIQEDERPATAAALGHAPYLAATP; the protein is encoded by the exons CTGTGGCTCAGCTTCGCGCCCGTGGCTGGCACGGTTGCCCGGCACTTCCTCCTCTCCACTGAGCAGCTCAACTGGCTGTCACTGGTGTACCTCGTGGTGTCCATCCCATCCGGTGTGGTGGCCATCTGGGTTCTGGACTCCATTGGACTCCGCTGGGCG ACCACCCTCGGCGCGTTCCTGAACTTCTTAGGGAGTGTGATCCGCTCCATGCCCAGCATGGTTGTCGGCACCCAGGACCCGTTTGCCTTCCTCCTGGGTGGGCAGAGCATCTGTGCCCTGGCCCAGACCCTGGTCATCTTCTCTCCAGCCAAGCTGGCCTCCCTGTGGTTCCCTGAGCACCAGCGAGCCACAGCCAACATGATCGGCACCATGT CAAATCCCCTGGGTATTCTGGTGGCCAACCTGCTGTCTCCCATCCTGGTGAAGACGGAGGAGGACATCCCCTTGATG CTAGGCACCTACATCCTCCCTGCCGGCCTCACATTCTTGCTGGCCACTGCATGCCTCTGGGAGAgtgtgccccccaccccgccctctgTGGGGGCTGCCCAGTCCACCTCGCTGTCGTTCCTAGCCGGGCTGAAGCTG CTCACAAGGAACAAGGCCTACATCATCCTGGCTGTGTGCTTCGGGGGCGGCATTGGCATCTTCTCCAGCTTCTCAGCCCTCCTGGAGCAGGTCCTCTGTGTGAACGGCTACTCCAGC GAGTTTGCGGGCCTCTGTGGGGCTCTCTTCATTGTGTTTGGAGTCTTGGGGGCAGTGTCTCTGGGCCTGTACGTGGACAGGACCAAGCACTTCATTGAGGCCGTCAAGATCGGCCTCTGCCTGGCGTCTCTGGCCTGCGTGGCCTTTGCGGTG GTGTCCCAGCTGCAGGGACAGACCGTCGTGCTGGCCGTCGTCTGCTCGCTGCTGGGCTTCTTTGGCTTCGCGGTGGCGCCCGTTGCTATGGAGCTGGCAGTCGAGTGCTCCTTCCCCGTGGGTGAGGGCGCAGCCGCGGGCCTGGTCTTCGTGCTGGG GCAGGCCGAGGGCGTTCTCATCATGGTGCTGCTGACTTCCCTGACCGTGCGCCACGCGGAGCCGTCTGTCTCCACCTGCCGGGATGGCCAGGGCCCGCTGGACTGGAAGG TGCCCATGCTGCTGATGGCCGGCCTCTGCGTCCTCTTCAGCTGCCTCTTGATGCTCCTCTTCCACACCCCGTACCGGCGCCTGCAGGCTGAGGCCGACGCCAGCCCCTCCATTCAGGAGGACGAGCGCCCAGCAACCGCAGCAGCCCTGGGCCATGCGCCCTACCTGGCAGCCACGCCCTGA